Part of the Pirellulales bacterium genome, CCGCACGGGCGAGTGCCTTTACTGTATGGCATTGCAAGAAGAGCTGGCGGCCGACAAACGCATTCTGGCCCGGAACGAAGAATACGTGGCGGTCTTGCCTTACGCCTCACACGTGCCTTTCGAGACGTGGATCATGCCGCTCAAGCGGCAAGCCTCGTTCGCCTCGGTCGACGGGGGCCTATTCAAGCCGCTGGCGCAATTGCTGCGGGCCGTGCTGCTGAAGCTCTACACGGCGCTCGACAACCCCAGTTTCAATTTGACGATCGACAGCGTTTCGCGCGGCGACGACAGCAAAGAGTACTTCATGTGGCACCTGCGCATCCTGCCGCGGCTGACGACGCCGGCGGGCTTCGAGCTCGGCAGCGGCATGGCCATCAACACCGTCCTGCCGGAAGAGGCCAAAAGCTTTCTTTGCGAAGTCGCCACCACCGACAACCACGCGCTGGCTTCTGCGGCCCGTGCCGAGACCGCGCTTCGCGCCGCCGCAGCCTCGTGAAACCGCGCCCCGGCCTGGTAGCGCTCTACAACAGTTCCGCGATCGGCTGGCCGCTTTCGATCATGTAGACCGGGCGACCGGCCTGGTTGACGAACTGCACGTGACGGTCGATGCCCAACACGTGGAACACGGTGGCCATCAGGTCTTGCGGGCTGATGGGGGCCGATTTCGGCACGTCGAGCTTGGGAGCCGATTCGCCGATCACCTGGCCCATGCGCAGGCCGCCGCCCGCCAGGCCCAGCATGCTCAACGGCGCCCAGTGGTCGCGGCCCGCACCGCCGTTGATCCGCGGCGTGCGGCCGAATTCGCCCGTGATGACCAACAGAATCTTGTCGCTCAGGCCGCGTTGGGCGCAGTCGTCGATGAACGTCGCCACGGCGTGATCGAGCGCGGGACTGAGCTGCTCCATCGACAGCTTGATGTTGCCGTGCATGTCCCAACCGCCGTAATGCAGCGTCACGAAGCCGCAGCCGGCTTCGCACAACCGCCGGGCCTGCAGCAGCCGCCGGCCGAGCTGTTGGTTGTCCTGGCCATACTGATCGACCAGCCGCGGATCTTCCTTTTCCAGGTCGAACGCTTCCGGGGCGCGGTTCAATACCAGATTGAAGGCTTGCTGCTCGAACTGGTCGAGGCCCGCCATGAGCGGATTCGTGTCGGCCTGGCGTTTCAGCTTGTCGAGTCCTTTGAGCAACGTGCGCCGCTCGCCCAGGCGGTCGTGCCGCACTCGCAAGGTCATGTTCTGCTGGGCCTCGCCGCCCGGATCGAAGGGAGCGTAGGGCGTGCCGAGGAACGAAGGTCCGTCGCCGTAGGTGCCGCCCAGGCGGACGTAGGTGGGCATGCCGGTCAGGGGATGATTGGTGCCGCGGACGCGGGAGACGATGGCGCCGATGCCCGGCCGCACCTGCGGCTCTCCATTATCGGCGGCGCGAAAATCGTAGCCGGTCATCACCCAGTGCGTGCCGCCGCCATGACCGCTGTTGTCGTGGGCGAACGACCGCACCACCGCCAACTTGTCGGCCATCTTGGCCAGCTTGGGAAACGTGCCGCCAAAGGTGACGCCGGAGAGCGCCGTGGGAATCTCGCCCGTGATGCTCCGCACTTCGGCCGGAGCGCTCATCTTGGGGTCGAAGGTTTCAATGTGCGTGGGTCCGCCGCCGAGCCAAAGCCAGATCACCGATGTGTCGCGCGGCGTATGCCCGGCGGCAGATGCTTGTGCGCGTGCGGCGAGCAGGCCGGGCAACGTCAGTCCGCTGGCGCCCAAGGCGCCGACCTTCAGAAAGTCGCGACGAGTCGAGCCATCGCAAGCGCCACTTCGACGATCAGAAACCAGCTTCAACACGGCGTTTCTCCTTTGGTTGCCCGCGTTTCCCGGTCGGTAACCGCAAGCGATGTGCCGCCCGCTATTGTATTTCCGCCATCACACCCCAGATATTGTCCGCGGGCGGCGAAAAGTTACGGCCGGCGACGCATCAATACCCGTTGATCGGTAATATAGCGGTAGCC contains:
- a CDS encoding DUF1501 domain-containing protein; protein product: MLKLVSDRRSGACDGSTRRDFLKVGALGASGLTLPGLLAARAQASAAGHTPRDTSVIWLWLGGGPTHIETFDPKMSAPAEVRSITGEIPTALSGVTFGGTFPKLAKMADKLAVVRSFAHDNSGHGGGTHWVMTGYDFRAADNGEPQVRPGIGAIVSRVRGTNHPLTGMPTYVRLGGTYGDGPSFLGTPYAPFDPGGEAQQNMTLRVRHDRLGERRTLLKGLDKLKRQADTNPLMAGLDQFEQQAFNLVLNRAPEAFDLEKEDPRLVDQYGQDNQQLGRRLLQARRLCEAGCGFVTLHYGGWDMHGNIKLSMEQLSPALDHAVATFIDDCAQRGLSDKILLVITGEFGRTPRINGGAGRDHWAPLSMLGLAGGGLRMGQVIGESAPKLDVPKSAPISPQDLMATVFHVLGIDRHVQFVNQAGRPVYMIESGQPIAELL